In one Echinicola marina genomic region, the following are encoded:
- a CDS encoding DUF4133 domain-containing protein: protein MANSVYQVNKGINRSIEFKGLKAQYIWYLGGGMVGLLIVFAIMYIIGLPTLVCIGVILGTGTLLVMKIYRMSHQYGEHGLMKTLARKQVPKVIRSRSRLAFLKS, encoded by the coding sequence ATGGCAAACAGTGTATATCAAGTTAACAAAGGGATTAACCGCAGTATCGAATTTAAGGGCTTAAAAGCTCAGTACATCTGGTATCTGGGTGGTGGCATGGTGGGGTTACTCATTGTTTTTGCCATCATGTATATCATTGGCCTGCCCACCCTGGTGTGTATCGGCGTGATACTCGGAACGGGAACCTTGCTGGTGATGAAGATCTACCGGATGAGCCATCAATATGGGGAGCACGGGTTGATGAAAACCCTTGCCCGAAAACAGGTTCCCAAAGTGATCCGGTCAAGAAG